One genomic segment of Stenotrophomonas sp. 704A1 includes these proteins:
- a CDS encoding ATP-dependent DNA helicase: MTGEQSAALDAIRTFLLDDTRDAFVLRGSAGTGKTTLVAQLVKTLEEMNLSCSLLAPTGRAARILGNKIKQITGNSGYEGSTIHRAIYMLTNLEVNEGAETANDPGMRMIFPLKEEEPVVSLFVIDESSMVGDKENHGDFMQFGSGRLLLDIVTFARMNRSGRTKNHLTKLLFVGDPAQLPPVGENASPALSDAYLSEQFKLKVDSFDLKNVMRQAQGSAILDRATELRDAMLAERFNKFSLQPNGQDIEQVDAQRAVDLVVQWLQTKTSNVAVVHSNANALDYNRNIRDRRWGDASLPIQVGETLLINKNSTTHELSNGDLVKVIEVGADAQRVPVNLKGGHHVELWFRNITVAFRDADGSVIQTNCLVLENLLDSPNRELTPLEQRALLVDFRKRHPDLHPKSAEFRKVIRDDPYFNALQVKYGYAMTCHKAQGGEWNTVLVDFGSGRGSRNASFFRWAYTAITRAAKKLIIVNPPDFTPTGDIAWTGSSGASEKPEKAGLQELMTDPDWQRLSFTPAIAPLMKTHQQLRLVWGAQGIEIEQLQHLQYCERYTLSRNGKRAVVQYYYNGKLQVSRSGSVPGALSDSQLAEDALTSLGVLAAKSSTEQPSQFIQEFLDGLDKAIAESGIQRIGQKSMPYRLRLSFADACRKGEIDFTYDGAFTWTAAQEVGGPGSSHGLYEEVQRLMTAQKEENQ; the protein is encoded by the coding sequence TTGACCGGAGAGCAGTCCGCCGCGCTGGATGCCATTAGAACCTTTCTTCTTGATGACACTCGAGATGCTTTTGTCCTGCGTGGCAGTGCAGGCACTGGTAAGACCACACTTGTTGCCCAACTGGTCAAAACTCTAGAGGAGATGAACCTTTCCTGCAGCCTCCTGGCACCGACAGGCCGGGCAGCCCGAATTCTGGGCAACAAGATCAAGCAAATCACTGGAAACTCTGGATACGAAGGGTCGACTATCCATCGGGCGATTTACATGCTTACCAATTTGGAGGTGAATGAAGGGGCCGAGACGGCTAACGACCCGGGGATGCGGATGATCTTCCCGTTGAAGGAGGAAGAACCGGTTGTTTCCTTGTTTGTGATCGACGAATCGTCAATGGTTGGAGATAAGGAGAATCACGGTGATTTCATGCAGTTCGGTTCAGGCCGATTGCTCCTGGATATCGTGACCTTTGCCCGAATGAACAGATCAGGTCGCACAAAGAATCACCTTACCAAGCTGCTTTTCGTCGGCGATCCTGCGCAGCTACCTCCGGTTGGAGAAAATGCGTCACCGGCCTTGTCAGATGCGTATCTGAGTGAGCAATTCAAGTTGAAGGTGGATTCGTTCGATTTGAAAAATGTCATGCGTCAGGCGCAGGGCAGTGCCATTCTCGACCGCGCGACGGAGTTGCGCGACGCGATGCTGGCCGAGCGGTTCAATAAATTTTCACTGCAGCCCAATGGACAGGATATTGAACAGGTAGATGCCCAAAGAGCCGTCGATCTGGTCGTTCAATGGTTGCAGACAAAAACTTCTAACGTCGCAGTCGTGCACTCTAACGCCAATGCGCTGGACTACAACCGTAACATCAGAGATCGTCGTTGGGGCGATGCCAGTCTGCCTATCCAGGTGGGCGAAACGCTGTTAATAAACAAAAACTCAACAACGCACGAACTCAGCAATGGCGATCTGGTCAAGGTCATAGAGGTGGGAGCAGACGCACAACGTGTGCCAGTAAATCTCAAGGGAGGCCACCATGTTGAGTTGTGGTTCCGCAATATCACCGTTGCTTTTCGTGATGCGGATGGCAGCGTCATCCAGACAAACTGCCTGGTACTAGAGAACTTGCTAGATTCGCCTAACCGTGAATTGACCCCGTTGGAGCAGCGGGCGCTTTTGGTAGATTTTCGAAAGCGCCACCCTGACCTGCATCCAAAGTCGGCTGAATTCCGCAAAGTTATCCGTGACGACCCGTACTTCAACGCGCTCCAGGTCAAGTACGGCTATGCCATGACCTGTCACAAGGCGCAGGGCGGGGAATGGAATACTGTCCTTGTTGACTTCGGGTCCGGCAGGGGCTCTCGCAATGCATCGTTCTTTCGTTGGGCTTATACGGCCATCACGCGAGCAGCCAAGAAACTGATCATCGTGAATCCCCCTGACTTCACACCCACCGGTGACATCGCCTGGACTGGCTCATCAGGCGCGTCTGAAAAACCTGAAAAGGCTGGACTTCAGGAGCTCATGACTGATCCAGACTGGCAGAGGCTTTCGTTCACACCCGCTATTGCCCCCTTGATGAAAACCCATCAGCAGTTACGCCTGGTGTGGGGGGCTCAAGGCATCGAAATTGAACAGTTGCAGCACTTGCAGTATTGCGAGCGCTACACCCTTTCGCGCAATGGCAAACGCGCCGTAGTTCAGTATTACTACAATGGCAAATTACAGGTCAGTCGCTCTGGATCTGTTCCTGGCGCCTTATCAGATAGTCAATTGGCGGAGGATGCGCTCACATCGCTTGGTGTGCTGGCTGCCAAATCCAGCACGGAGCAGCCAAGCCAGTTCATACAAGAGTTTCTGGATGGTCTGGATAAAGCTATTGCCGAATCGGGAATTCAACGTATCGGTCAAAAGTCGATGCCGTATCGGCTGCGATTGAGCTTTGCTGATGCTTGTCGCAAAGGTGAGATTGATTTCACTTACGACGGCGCCTTTACTTGGACGGCTGCTCAGGAAGTCGGCGGCCCAGGCAGTAGCCACGGCCTCTATGAGGAAGTACAGCGCTTGATGACGGCGCAAAAAGAGGAAAACCAGTGA
- a CDS encoding DUF7017 domain-containing protein, with translation MSSSEIFALRKQKRHAEALDLARSEYPQNNGDVWFLRAYAWALYDHVKEIVDRYETKQLSPAALSGQLSPDMREFSHMADALRGDSAFSQFLRLAGKASKDWSEFLLFARWVGNESFSEEDKKPFVNEAGKTVDSLYKRFIRAVCRETVAKAVDPQSDPTLNEWGLGVLEQALKNEPNDQWLNYYQSKLHLANGEPDLAIKRLTPVLRRQSRAAWPWALLGEILEVEHPQDALTCYAHATQLAREEQEVARVRIHLAQRLALAGRFNEAALQANLALQYREKHAYKVPQELHQLLTSDWYQDALANNSLQPLPKAESSARALLQQLDRQNLTYTRGVIDHINAEKGLSYIATGAATGLGLLHKKFPTVASLLPGTVVEIGRAEVEGQALDWRISEVQTIPGLFEIFSGTLNRQEGKTFAFISTSRDDVFVAPEMAETFTPEVQYDVTCQAIRRTNKQGKTGWRAVKFIEKKEQQLSADF, from the coding sequence GTGAGCTCCAGTGAAATCTTTGCACTTCGCAAGCAAAAACGGCATGCAGAAGCCCTGGATTTGGCCAGGTCGGAGTACCCCCAAAACAATGGTGACGTATGGTTTCTTCGAGCCTACGCATGGGCGCTGTATGACCATGTAAAAGAAATCGTCGATCGTTACGAGACAAAGCAGCTATCTCCTGCGGCGTTATCTGGCCAACTGTCACCGGACATGCGCGAGTTCTCGCACATGGCTGACGCACTGCGTGGCGATAGTGCTTTTTCACAATTTCTTCGCCTTGCGGGGAAGGCATCCAAGGATTGGTCTGAATTTCTTCTTTTTGCCCGCTGGGTGGGAAACGAAAGTTTTTCAGAAGAGGACAAGAAGCCTTTCGTCAATGAGGCAGGAAAGACTGTAGATAGTTTGTATAAACGCTTCATACGTGCCGTCTGTCGTGAGACAGTGGCTAAGGCTGTCGATCCTCAGTCGGATCCGACGCTGAATGAGTGGGGTCTTGGCGTTTTGGAACAAGCGCTAAAGAATGAGCCAAACGACCAATGGCTCAACTACTACCAGAGCAAACTGCACCTGGCCAACGGCGAGCCAGACCTTGCGATCAAGCGATTGACGCCAGTGTTACGTCGACAGTCGCGCGCGGCTTGGCCATGGGCGCTACTAGGCGAGATCCTGGAAGTTGAGCACCCACAGGATGCGTTGACTTGTTATGCCCATGCAACCCAGCTGGCTCGGGAGGAGCAGGAAGTCGCAAGGGTTCGAATCCATTTGGCACAGCGCCTCGCGCTTGCGGGCCGTTTCAATGAGGCAGCACTACAGGCGAACCTGGCACTGCAGTACAGGGAAAAGCACGCCTATAAGGTGCCCCAGGAACTGCATCAACTGCTTACCAGTGACTGGTATCAAGACGCACTCGCCAATAACTCTCTACAGCCGCTGCCGAAAGCTGAGTCCAGTGCACGTGCATTGCTTCAACAACTGGACCGACAAAACCTTACCTACACTCGCGGTGTCATTGACCACATCAATGCAGAAAAGGGGCTCAGCTATATAGCGACCGGCGCCGCTACCGGCCTCGGGCTTTTGCATAAAAAGTTTCCCACAGTGGCAAGCTTGTTGCCAGGTACTGTAGTGGAGATTGGGCGTGCAGAGGTTGAAGGCCAAGCTCTGGATTGGCGAATATCAGAGGTTCAAACCATTCCTGGCCTGTTTGAAATTTTTAGCGGCACTTTGAATAGGCAGGAGGGAAAAACATTTGCATTCATCAGCACCAGCCGAGATGACGTCTTCGTCGCCCCAGAGATGGCAGAGACCTTTACTCCTGAGGTGCAATACGACGTCACCTGTCAGGCCATTCGGCGTACCAACAAGCAGGGTAAGACCGGCTGGCGTGCTGTGAAATTCATCGAGAAAAAAGAGCAGCAGCTCTCCGCTGACTTCTAA
- a CDS encoding Eco57I restriction-modification methylase domain-containing protein, producing the protein MAFDQTTRNRLQRFVNDARRVLEEEFTRQLQNDYGMDPNAGTVAELASLRHINDAQRESARILRDTLAHYTASGDMNATQGLDRIVREQAFTVLNRLAALRMAEARGLLVESVGNGFQAKGFQLYARLAGTGLGETGDAYRTYLFSVFDELSQDLPGLFDRYSPQGRLFPREAALLQVLNLINDADIAPLWSEDETIGWIYQYFNSKEERKAMRDASQAPRNSRELAVRNQFFTPRYVVEFLVDNTLGRLWFNATGGDTDLREHCQYLLVKPDEMRQAATKLRDPRTLKLLDPACGSMHFGLYAFDLFAEIYREAWAWEQQHGPGSLDVSTQPQAALKPMSQTYEDEAAFLRDVPRLIIEHNIYGVDIDPRAAQIASLALWLRAQRAWHDAGVKAKDRPLIGRGHVVAAIAPPAERELRQQFVTNLDQRDAELFEKTLRLLKGLPELGVLLQVERELPHLIRQVYVGKGTGLFAVQEQENWQQAEERLREALTEFAQAAKSTYQGRLFAQDALQGLRLIDLCREVFDVVVMNPPFGALAAKTKDQLAKAYPRSKNDLLAIMVERGLELLRPGGRIGAITSRTCFFLSSFQKWREQVALGIAKPVVMADLGHGVMDDAMVEAAAYVLEKAA; encoded by the coding sequence ATGGCCTTCGACCAAACAACAAGAAACCGCCTCCAGCGCTTCGTCAACGATGCGCGCCGGGTGCTGGAAGAGGAATTCACCCGCCAGCTGCAGAACGACTATGGCATGGACCCGAACGCGGGCACCGTGGCGGAGCTAGCCAGCTTGCGCCATATCAACGACGCCCAGCGCGAATCCGCCCGCATCCTGCGCGACACCCTGGCCCACTACACCGCTAGTGGCGACATGAATGCTACCCAGGGGCTGGACCGCATCGTCCGCGAGCAAGCCTTTACCGTGCTCAACCGCCTGGCGGCGCTGCGCATGGCGGAGGCGCGTGGCCTACTGGTTGAGTCGGTCGGCAACGGCTTCCAGGCCAAGGGCTTTCAGCTCTACGCCCGGCTGGCTGGCACCGGCCTGGGCGAAACCGGCGATGCCTATCGCACCTACCTGTTCAGTGTGTTCGATGAGCTGAGCCAGGACTTGCCTGGATTATTCGACCGCTACTCACCGCAGGGTCGCCTGTTCCCGCGCGAAGCCGCGCTGCTGCAGGTGCTCAACCTGATCAACGATGCCGACATCGCCCCGCTATGGAGCGAGGACGAAACCATCGGCTGGATCTACCAGTACTTCAACTCCAAAGAAGAGCGCAAGGCGATGCGCGATGCGTCGCAGGCGCCGCGTAACAGCCGCGAGCTGGCGGTACGCAACCAGTTCTTCACGCCGCGCTACGTGGTCGAGTTCCTGGTGGACAACACCTTGGGTCGGCTGTGGTTCAACGCCACGGGAGGCGATACCGATCTGCGCGAGCATTGTCAGTACCTGCTGGTCAAGCCCGACGAAATGCGCCAGGCCGCTACCAAGCTGCGCGATCCGCGCACGCTGAAGCTGCTGGACCCGGCCTGCGGCTCCATGCACTTTGGTCTGTATGCATTTGACCTGTTCGCTGAGATCTATCGCGAGGCCTGGGCCTGGGAGCAGCAGCACGGCCCCGGCTCGCTGGATGTTTCGACCCAACCCCAGGCTGCACTCAAGCCAATGAGCCAGACCTACGAAGATGAGGCTGCATTTCTGCGAGATGTGCCGCGCCTGATCATCGAACACAACATCTATGGCGTGGATATCGACCCGCGTGCCGCGCAAATCGCTTCATTGGCGTTATGGCTGCGGGCACAGCGTGCTTGGCACGATGCCGGTGTCAAAGCCAAAGACCGCCCGCTGATCGGGCGGGGGCATGTGGTGGCCGCGATTGCACCGCCGGCAGAGCGTGAGTTGCGCCAGCAGTTCGTGACCAACCTCGATCAGCGCGACGCCGAGCTGTTCGAGAAGACCCTGCGACTGCTCAAGGGCCTGCCGGAGCTCGGAGTGCTGCTCCAGGTCGAGCGCGAGTTGCCGCATTTGATTCGGCAGGTCTATGTGGGCAAAGGCACCGGCCTGTTTGCTGTGCAGGAGCAGGAGAACTGGCAGCAAGCGGAGGAGCGACTACGCGAGGCACTTACTGAGTTTGCCCAGGCGGCAAAGTCGACGTACCAAGGGCGCCTATTTGCGCAGGATGCGCTACAGGGCTTGCGGCTCATCGATCTGTGCCGAGAAGTGTTTGATGTGGTGGTGATGAATCCACCGTTTGGCGCGCTGGCTGCCAAGACCAAGGATCAACTCGCCAAAGCCTATCCGCGCAGCAAGAACGATTTGCTGGCCATTATGGTGGAGCGTGGCCTGGAACTGCTGCGCCCCGGCGGTCGCATCGGCGCCATCACCTCGCGCACTTGTTTCTTCCTCTCCAGTTTCCAGAAGTGGCGTGAGCAGGTGGCCTTGGGTATTGCCAAGCCAGTAGTCATGGCCGACCTGGGGCATGGCGTGATGGACGACGCGATGGTCGAAGCCGCCGCTTACGTATTGGAGAAAGCCGCGTGA
- a CDS encoding type II restriction endonuclease subunit M, whose product MNWANNAAEMEAEVLKKYPYLNGDADWVLHRESYYLQPGITWPARTTSQLGMRAMPAGAVFGHKGPAAFLEEHNDDDLLSLLSVCISAPFLRLIGLQLAAGDAAARSYEIGTVQRTPIPDISTDSKHLLAVLGREYWRLKRTLDTIEETSHAFALPGALRARLGDYDPPAIEAELARIQSEIDAIAFDLYGFSEADRTTVQGSHVEANQGDVEASRDEESEDDDSATPIDQTAGLLSWAVGVAFGRFDWRLATGERATPAEPEPFEPLPAKSPGMLPDGTAPFHAYAGILVDDRGHPHDLARLIEEILVRVEVPVPEDVRRWLQRDFFAFHLQRYSKSRRKAPIYWPLSTTSGSYTLWVYYPSLTSQTLYTAINDFVEPKLKQVGGDVTVLRNMGSARTRDDEKQFEALQAFELELIELRDTLLKLAPTYNPNHDDGVQISAAPLWPLFRHKPWQKVLKDTWAKLEKGDYDWAHLAMNYWPDRVREKCKTDKSLAIAHGLEDLYIEPEAKPKKARGKKKAGGDE is encoded by the coding sequence GTGAATTGGGCCAATAACGCCGCTGAAATGGAAGCGGAAGTCCTCAAGAAATACCCATATTTGAACGGTGATGCGGACTGGGTTCTTCACCGAGAATCCTATTACTTACAGCCAGGCATTACTTGGCCGGCTCGAACAACAAGTCAACTCGGTATGCGGGCTATGCCTGCCGGTGCTGTTTTCGGTCATAAGGGACCGGCTGCATTCTTGGAAGAGCATAATGACGATGATCTGTTGAGTTTGCTTTCTGTCTGTATATCAGCCCCTTTCTTGCGATTGATAGGTTTGCAGCTTGCAGCGGGGGATGCGGCTGCACGTTCGTACGAAATCGGGACAGTCCAGCGGACGCCGATACCCGATATCTCAACGGATTCGAAGCACTTATTGGCTGTATTGGGGAGGGAGTATTGGCGCTTAAAGCGCACCCTGGACACCATCGAAGAGACGTCTCACGCGTTTGCGCTGCCCGGTGCACTGCGCGCTCGCCTGGGCGATTACGACCCACCAGCCATTGAAGCTGAGCTGGCTCGCATTCAGTCAGAGATCGACGCCATTGCCTTTGATCTCTATGGCTTTAGCGAAGCCGACCGCACTACCGTGCAGGGAAGCCACGTCGAAGCCAACCAGGGCGATGTAGAAGCCAGCAGAGACGAGGAGAGCGAGGACGATGACAGCGCTACGCCAATCGACCAAACGGCTGGCTTACTGAGCTGGGCCGTCGGCGTGGCCTTTGGCCGCTTCGACTGGCGCCTGGCTACGGGTGAGCGCGCTACGCCTGCTGAGCCAGAACCATTCGAACCACTACCGGCGAAAAGCCCCGGCATGCTCCCCGACGGTACCGCACCTTTTCATGCGTATGCGGGCATCCTGGTTGACGACCGAGGGCACCCGCATGACCTCGCGCGCTTGATTGAGGAAATTCTTGTTCGCGTCGAGGTGCCCGTACCGGAAGACGTGCGCCGTTGGCTGCAACGGGATTTTTTCGCCTTTCATCTACAGCGCTACTCCAAGAGTCGCCGCAAAGCGCCCATCTATTGGCCGCTGTCCACGACGTCCGGCAGTTACACCCTGTGGGTCTATTACCCCAGCCTTACCAGCCAGACGCTGTACACCGCCATCAATGACTTCGTTGAGCCCAAGCTCAAACAAGTCGGTGGCGACGTGACGGTGCTGCGCAATATGGGTTCTGCCCGCACTCGTGACGACGAGAAGCAGTTCGAGGCGCTGCAAGCCTTCGAGTTGGAACTGATCGAGCTGCGCGACACCCTGCTCAAGCTGGCGCCCACCTACAACCCCAACCACGACGACGGCGTGCAGATCAGCGCCGCACCGCTGTGGCCGCTGTTCCGGCACAAGCCATGGCAGAAGGTGCTCAAGGACACCTGGGCCAAGCTAGAGAAAGGCGACTACGACTGGGCGCACCTCGCCATGAACTACTGGCCCGATCGTGTTCGAGAGAAGTGCAAGACTGACAAGTCTCTGGCTATCGCGCATGGGCTGGAGGATCTCTACATCGAGCCCGAGGCCAAACCCAAGAAGGCGCGCGGCAAGAAGAAGGCCGGGGGTGATGAATGA